Genomic segment of Mucilaginibacter sabulilitoris:
TCGAAAGTAAAACATTCAATGGCTATCACCGGGCTGATGGGTCGGTAGGAACGGCAAATTACTGGATTGTAGTGCCGCTTGTATTTTGCGAAAACCGTAACATCAATGTGCTGAAAGAAGCCCTAGTTGATAAGCTTGGCTACAAAAAAGCTAAAAGTTACGAGGGCGATGTAGAGCAATTGGTAGAGCTCTACCAGGCGGGCAAATCGGTAGAAGAGATATTGAATGCCGATATCCAGGCTTCGGCAGAAAAGGCGGATTCAAAACGCCTATTTAAAAACATAGATGGTATTAAGTTTCTAAACCACAGCATGGGCTGTGGCGGAACCAAAGACGATTCTGACGCGCTTTGCGGTTTAATTGCTGGCTACATTACACACCCCAACGTAGCGGGGGCGACCGTATTAAGTTTAGGCTGCCAGCATGCGCAGGTGAGTATTTTACAGGCCGAGATTGCCAAACGTGACCCGTCTTTCAATAAACCTATGGTGGTGCTGGAACAGCAAAAGGTAGGCACCGAAAGCGAACTGCTAAAACAGGCCCTTAAACAAACCTTTGCAGGTCTGGTACAAGCCAACCAAAACCAGCGCCAGCCTGCACCTTTGTCAAAACTTTGCATTGGTATGGAGTGCGGTGGCTCTGACGGTTTTTCGGGTATTTCGGCAAACCCGGCTTTGGGGTATGTGTCTGACCTGTTGGTAACCATGGGTGGCTCAGTAATTCTGGCAGAGTTTCCGGAACTGTGCGGTGTAGAACAGGAACTGAGCGATCGTTGTATTGACGAGGAAACCGCTAATCGCTTTATGCATTTAATGACCACCTATAATGCCAAAGCTGAGGCCGATGGTTCCGGCTTTTACGCTAATCCATCACCTGGCAATATCAGGGATGGTTTAATTACAGATGCCATTAAATCGGCAGGCGCGGCAAAAAAGGGTGGTAACTCGCCTGTAGCTGCTGTATTGGATTATCCCGAAAAGGTAACCAAACCAGGCCTTAACCTGCTTTGCACACCCGGCAGCGATGTAGAAAGCACTACCGCCGAGGTAGGCTCCGGCGCTAACATAGTTTTGTTTACCACAGGTTTGGGTACGCCAACAGGTAATCCTATTACTCCGGTAGTAAAATTATCAACTAATACTGCTATGTTTGAGCGCATGCCCGACATTATCGATATCAATTGCGGTACCATTATAGAGGGCAGCGAAACAATTCAGCAGGCCGGTGAACGTATTTTGAATTATGTGATACAACTGGCCAGTGGCGAAGTTGAACCCAAAGCGGTAAAATTAGGCCAGGATGATTTTATACCCTGGAAGCGGGGGGTATCGTTATAAAAAAGAGTAACTGTAAAAACAGGGTGTCATGCTGAGCCTGTCGAAGCATGGTGGGCAATAACCTCTCCGCGCAAGTCTTCGACAAGCTCAGACTGACTACCCCTCTTTTAACAGTCAAGTATATAATTCCTCTTTCCGGCGCAGCCGGAGAGCGGGGTGTCAGGCGAAGCGATGACAAGGTGAGTCGATTTACCGAACGAAACGAAATAAATAGAAGCTAACATGTTTAAATTAACCAATAAGTCGGTAGTGATTACAGGCGGAGGCAGCGGGATAGGCAAGGCCATGTCTGTATTGTTCGCGCAGCAGGGCGCTACCGTAAATATCATCGAACTAAACGATAAAGCAGCGGCTGAAACTGTAAGTGAAATTGAAGCAGCCGGCGGCAAAGCGACAGGTTATGCCTGTGATGTAAGCAACCAGCAACAGGTTATTGATACTTTTAATAAGATAGGTAAAATTGATATCCTGATCAACAACGCGGGCATAGCCCACATTGGTAGGGCCGATAACACCAGCACCGAGGATTTTGAACGGGTGTTTAATGTGAACGTAAAAGGCGCTTATAACTGTCTCTTCGCGGTTATTCCAATATTTAAAACTAACGGCGGTGGGGTAATATTAAATACAGCATCCATTGCGGCAAGCGTTGGTATTACCGACAGGTTTGCCTACTCAACCAGCAAGGGCGCTATTCATGCCATGACACTTTCGGTGGCTCGCGATTACCTGCATGATAACATCAGGTGTAACAGCATTTCGCCGGCACGCATCCACACGCCGTTTGTTGATGGGTTTATTGCCAAAAACTATGCCGGTCAGGAAGCTGAGATATTTGATAAACTATCCAAAAGCCAGCCGATTGGCCGTATGGGTAAATCTGAAGAGGTAGCTGCCCTGGCGCTGTACCTATGCTCAGACGAAGCCGGGTTTATCACCGGCACTGATTACCCTATTGATGGCGGATTTATCACATTAAACAACTAAGTAAATTGTACGTTTTACGTTATAGGTTGTACGTTTAAATGATATAACTATACCAAAACAACAAAAACGTATTACGTACCACGTAAAACATATCACCTAAAAAACAACACTACGCAATATGAAACTTATACGATTTGGAGCTAACGGACAGGAAAAACCAGGAGTGGTCCTTAACGATAAAAAATATGATGTATCTGCCTTTGGCGAAGACTATACTGAACAGTTTTTTGAAACTGATGGCGTAGCACGCCTGGCAGCTTTTATTAAAGACAAACAACTGCCTGAAGTTGCTGATGACGTACGTTTAGGAAGCCCTATCGTTCGTCCTTCAAAAATTGTGTGCATCGGTTTAAACTATGCCGATCACGCTAAGGAAACCAATGCACCCCTGCCACCTGAGCCGGTAATATTTATGAAGGCCTCCACCGCAATTGTTGGCCCGAATGATAATATCGTAATCCCTAAAAATTCAGTTAAAACTGATTGGGAAGTGGAGCTGGCCGTAGTGATAGGCAAAAAAGCATCTTATGTTGATGAAGCTACCGCTATGGATTACGTAGCCGGCTATGTATTGCATAATGACGTGTCAGAGCGCGAATTTCAGCTGGAACGTAATGGTACCTGGGATAAGGGAAAAGGTTGTGATACTTTTGCTCCGCTTGGTCCGTTTTTGGCTACACCCGATGAAATTGCCGATCCACATAACCTGCGCTTGTGGCTTAAGGTAAACGGGCAACTTTTGCAGGATGGTACCACCGCCAACTTTATTTTTAACCTGCCGCATTTAATATCATATACCAGCCAGTTCATGACCTTGCTGCCCGGCGACATTATTTCTACAGGTACGCCTGCCGGTGTTGGTTTGGGTATGAAACCTCCATTTTATTTGAAACCGGGCGATGTGGTTGAATTGGGCATCGATGGTCTGGGCGAATCGAAACAAAACGTTGTAGCTTATGCCTAAAATTGATGCGCACCAGCATTTCTGGATATTTGATCCGGTTCGCGACAGCTGGATCAATGATGATATGCTGGCCATAAAACGTGACTTTTCGCCTGCCGACCTGTTACCTGTATTGCAGCAAAACGGCATCGATGGCTGCGTGTCTGTACAGGCCAGTCAGTCGGACGAGGAAACTTTGTTTTTACTGGAGCACGCCGCTCAAAACGCTTTTATTAAGGGAGTGGTAGGCTGGGTTGATCTTAAAGCCGATGATCTGGAAGCGCAGCTGGAGCAGTATAAACAATACAGCAAGCTTAAAGGGTTCAGGCATGTATTACAGTCGGAGCCTGATGATCAGTATATGCTGCAGCCACAGTTTAAAAAAGGCATAGCCAGTTTACAAAAATATGGTTATACCTATGATATACTGATCTATCCGCAACATTTGCCTTATGCCGAGGTATTGGTTGGGGCATTTCCCGATCAGAAATTTGTGGTCGATCATTTGGCAAAACCACACATTAAAGATCAGCAAATAAGCCAGTGGCAAAAAGATATGGAAACATTGGCCAAACATCCGAATGTATGTTGCAAAATATCGGGTATGCTTACCGAGGCCGACTGGAAGGCCTGGAAAAGAGACGACTTTACGCCTTATCTGGACGTGGTATTCAACGCCTTTGGTATTAACCGGGTAATGTTTGGGTCCGACTGGCCCGTATGTCTGGTGGCCGGAGGCTATGAAGGCACCATGCAGGTAGTGAATAATTACTGCTCAAAGTTATCGGCCACAGAACAGGAATTGTTTTGGGGTAATAATGCTACAATTTTTTATAATTTATAATTTGCAGTATCTCAATATGATAGCATTTGCTATCGTATTGAGATTTTTAATAAATTCTCGTATAACGCAAAAATTCAGGCTCCGCGTTAAAAAGATTTAGCCTATCCATACTTATCGGTTAGTTTTAACCGGAACCCGCTTTTGTTCCTCGTAGTTTGCATTACTTTTGAAACCCGCTGCCGGCACATCCCCTTCAGCTAACAGGCGGATTATTTATGATTCAGATCATAATATAAATAATAAATTAACGTCAATATAAATTATGGCACGTATTTAGCTACATCATTTATGATGGCTGTTTAGTAACATATGCCGGGTGTTAAAATGCTCTGTTTGTTACTGTTAATGCCTTCATTTAAATTTATCAAAAAAAGTCATGTATATTATTTTATTAGAAATTACCGCCCTGCTTGCTGTAATTCTTCTGCCTGTGTTAGTAGTAAAGAAAAAATTCAGGAAAAGATCAAAACCGGCTTATAAGATTGATACCAATACTGAATATGCCCGTTATGCGATAAACGAAGATGGGTTTCTGGAAGAAATTAATGTAAGCAACTTATCAAAACACAAACATTAGTATAGTGTGTTTTAAAAAGCCATTGCGTGAAAGGTCAGGCAATGGCTTTTGTGTTTTTATATTTTGTGTTTTTAAAAAGACCCCTCGTCGGCAGTTGGTCCGTAGCTCGGTGGGAGAGGGATATTAAGCAGGCGTAAATAAACTCCCATTTGTGCCCGGTGATGTACAGTTTGTGAATAAGCCATCCTGATGATTTCGGCTTTGGACGACACACTGATAACATGATCGCCGTTGCGTAAGGTCCATTCTTTTTTCAGCTCATCATCGTTGGTTTGCGCTAAATGCGATCTTCCCTTCTCTAACGTTTCTTCAAAATATTTCAGCAGCTCGGCAGTATTATCAATGGTTGTTCCTACATAAGGGTTACTGGCAAAATCAAGTTCACTGGTGGTAAGCGCCATGGCTACCCAGCCGGGCAATTCGGCAATATGATTGGCAAGTCGCTGCACGGTCATACTTTTTTCATGCGGCTGCCATTGGTATTTATCATTAGGGATACGCTCAAGCATTTTACGGGTGGTTTGAGCTTCCTGCTCCATTTCTTTTAATAACATTGGGATAATTGACATGACTTTATTGTTTAAGTGTTACTGTTTTTGTTTACAATTCAAAGAAACAAACAGCTGGTGACAGCCCTATGTCAGCAGGATTTTATAAATGGAAAAATAATAGAAAAGACTCACCCCGGCGTCGCTTCGCTTGCCGACCCTCTATACGCCTGCGGCGCAAAGAGGGTGCAGGGTTTTTATTTTATTTGTGTTGCATTGATTATTCAGTATTCATTCCTCTTTCCCCAACCCTCTTTGCGGCGAAGCCGTAGGAGGGTGATCCAGCGAAGCGCAGATCGGGTGAGTCGAAGGGCGTGCGTAGCGCCTCGCCCGTCATGCTTCGACAAGCTCCTGCATGACAGCCCGCGCTCAACATTATTTCTCCCGTCAGCAGATAAGCTTCGGGCGAAAGCAGGCAGAACATAGTGGTTGTCATCGTACCTCGCCGACAGTAAGTAAACCGATTTATTTTAACAACGGGCTATTTAACCTCATTACCATAACCTATATTAGTAGCAGTATAAGCCTGGTGTATTGCAACCGACAGATGGGGTTGCCACAACAAAACACAATAGATATATTACTTTTTCAATTATAAACCATAATATGAAAGGCCTCTTTCTTTACATCTTATTTGCTATACCAGCTATGTGCCTGGCGCAGACACCGGCTGTTGATAATTTAACATGCGAATACCTCTTCAACCCGGTTGGGATTGACCAGGTACAACCACGCCTGAGCTGGAAAATAAATAGCGCGCAAAGAAATACCCTGCAGCAGGCTTATCATATCAGGGTAGCCACAGATGCATCTTTTTCATCATCAAAAACGGTCTGGAACACCGGTAAGATCAGTTCAGATTCATCTATACTGATCACCTATCAGGGGGCACCGTTAAAATCGGCCACGCGTTATTACTGGCAGGTGAAAATCTGGGACAACCACGGCCACATATCAGCCTGGAGCAAAACCGCTTATTTTGAAACCGGGCTGCTTTCGCCTGCCGACTGGACTGCCAGCTGGATAGTTCCGCAGCAGGATTCGCTGCGTAAAATAGCCGCGCCTATGCTCCGCAAACAGTTCACCTTATCAAAAAAAATTGTATCGGCCAGGGCTTATGTTACTGCGCATGGCCTGTATGAATTGTACCTGAACGGTAAAAAGGTGGGCGACCAGGAACTTACCCCCGGCTGGACGGAGTATAAAAAACGCCTCCAATATCAGGTATATGATATAACTACTATGCTGCAACAGGGCGATAATGTGGTGGGTGCCATGATAGGCGATGGCTGGTTTCGCGGCACAACGGGTATTAATCAATGGGCTTTTTGGGGCAGAAAACTGGCTCTGTTATGCCAGCTGCAAATTACGTATGCGGATGGTACGGTACAGCATATTAACTCCGATGGATCATGGAAAGGGTTTAAAAGCAGCCCTGTAACGCTCAATGGTATTTATGACGGTGAAAATTATGACGCCCGCAAAGAAATACCCGGCTGGGATAGTAAGGGCTTTAATGATGCCGGTTGGGTACCGGTAGATACGGCTGTTTATGATAAAAAGATGCTGGTAGGGGTAGAGAGCGTTCCCGTTCATAAAATTCAGGAAATTAAACCCATTGGCATATTTAAAAGCCCTAAAGGGACACAGATTATTGATTTTGGGCAAAACCTTACCGGTTGGGTTCGTTTAAAGGTGAGCGGACCGGCGGGACAAACCATTAATATTCGCCACGCTGAGGTGCTTGATAAATTCGGTGAGTTTTATACGGCTAATCTGCGCAAGGCAACGGCAACTATCAATTATACGCTCAAGGGAGGCGGTGCCGAAGTGCATGAACCTCATTTTACCTTTTTTGGTTTCAGGTATATTGCGGTAACCGGTTTCCCAGGCGAAATTAAACCGGAGAATTTTACCGCCGTAGTGGTGCATTCTGCTATGCCGGTTACCGGAGAGTTTACCTGCTCCGATACCATGATCAATAAACTGCAGCACAATATCATGTGGGGACAGAAAGGCAATTTTGTTGATATCCCTACAGATTGCCCGCAGCGCGACGAGCGCCTGGGCTGGACAGGCGATGCACAAGTGTTTTCGCGCACGGCCGCATTTAACATGCAGGTTGCACCTTTTTTTGCCAAATGGATGAAGGATGTAGCAGCCGACCAGTATCCGAACGGCGGGATACCTTTTGTGGTGCCCGATAATTTGCTTACCAACCAGGCCACCTCAGCAGGCTGGGGCGATGTGTCTGTTATTGTTCCGTGGACCATGTACCAGGTGTATGCTGATAAACGCATTTTGCAAACCCAGTACCCAAGCATGAAAGCCTACGTTGACTATATTGTTAAAAAGTCGGGCAGCAGGTATATATGGCATGGGGGCAGCTTGTTTGGCGATTGGCTGTTTTACCGCCCGGGTATTTATGACTTTTCGGAGCCTAACGGTTATACCAGTCCCGATTTGATAGCTACCGCTTTTTATGCTTATTCGTCAAAACTGTTGAGCCAGGCGGCCGGTGTACTGGGTAATACTGCCGATGAAAAGAAATACGGCGATATATACGAGCACGTAAAAAAGGCGTTTATCCACAATTATATTACGCCAACCGGCCGTGTATTTGCCGACTCACAAACCGGCTATGTGCTGGCCCTGAAGTTTGGATTAATGCCCGACAGTTTGAAGGCCAAAGCCGCTGCTTATCTGGTTGATGACGTGCGCAGTCGTAACAATCACCTGTCTACAGGATTTTTAGGTACGCCATATTTGTGC
This window contains:
- a CDS encoding UxaA family hydrolase; the protein is MSAQKETFLRIHPHDNVLVALQDLEQGTVINFEGNTFTLVDRIAAKHKFAINELKTGQEIYMYGVLVGKTTSTIPRGGLLSTQNVHHASDGFHLGERKLNWHQPDTANFESKTFNGYHRADGSVGTANYWIVVPLVFCENRNINVLKEALVDKLGYKKAKSYEGDVEQLVELYQAGKSVEEILNADIQASAEKADSKRLFKNIDGIKFLNHSMGCGGTKDDSDALCGLIAGYITHPNVAGATVLSLGCQHAQVSILQAEIAKRDPSFNKPMVVLEQQKVGTESELLKQALKQTFAGLVQANQNQRQPAPLSKLCIGMECGGSDGFSGISANPALGYVSDLLVTMGGSVILAEFPELCGVEQELSDRCIDEETANRFMHLMTTYNAKAEADGSGFYANPSPGNIRDGLITDAIKSAGAAKKGGNSPVAAVLDYPEKVTKPGLNLLCTPGSDVESTTAEVGSGANIVLFTTGLGTPTGNPITPVVKLSTNTAMFERMPDIIDINCGTIIEGSETIQQAGERILNYVIQLASGEVEPKAVKLGQDDFIPWKRGVSL
- a CDS encoding SDR family NAD(P)-dependent oxidoreductase; protein product: MFKLTNKSVVITGGGSGIGKAMSVLFAQQGATVNIIELNDKAAAETVSEIEAAGGKATGYACDVSNQQQVIDTFNKIGKIDILINNAGIAHIGRADNTSTEDFERVFNVNVKGAYNCLFAVIPIFKTNGGGVILNTASIAASVGITDRFAYSTSKGAIHAMTLSVARDYLHDNIRCNSISPARIHTPFVDGFIAKNYAGQEAEIFDKLSKSQPIGRMGKSEEVAALALYLCSDEAGFITGTDYPIDGGFITLNN
- a CDS encoding fumarylacetoacetate hydrolase family protein, which produces MKLIRFGANGQEKPGVVLNDKKYDVSAFGEDYTEQFFETDGVARLAAFIKDKQLPEVADDVRLGSPIVRPSKIVCIGLNYADHAKETNAPLPPEPVIFMKASTAIVGPNDNIVIPKNSVKTDWEVELAVVIGKKASYVDEATAMDYVAGYVLHNDVSEREFQLERNGTWDKGKGCDTFAPLGPFLATPDEIADPHNLRLWLKVNGQLLQDGTTANFIFNLPHLISYTSQFMTLLPGDIISTGTPAGVGLGMKPPFYLKPGDVVELGIDGLGESKQNVVAYA
- a CDS encoding amidohydrolase family protein, whose product is MPKIDAHQHFWIFDPVRDSWINDDMLAIKRDFSPADLLPVLQQNGIDGCVSVQASQSDEETLFLLEHAAQNAFIKGVVGWVDLKADDLEAQLEQYKQYSKLKGFRHVLQSEPDDQYMLQPQFKKGIASLQKYGYTYDILIYPQHLPYAEVLVGAFPDQKFVVDHLAKPHIKDQQISQWQKDMETLAKHPNVCCKISGMLTEADWKAWKRDDFTPYLDVVFNAFGINRVMFGSDWPVCLVAGGYEGTMQVVNNYCSKLSATEQELFWGNNATIFYNL
- a CDS encoding DinB family protein → MSIIPMLLKEMEQEAQTTRKMLERIPNDKYQWQPHEKSMTVQRLANHIAELPGWVAMALTTSELDFASNPYVGTTIDNTAELLKYFEETLEKGRSHLAQTNDDELKKEWTLRNGDHVISVSSKAEIIRMAYSQTVHHRAQMGVYLRLLNIPLPPSYGPTADEGSF
- a CDS encoding glycoside hydrolase family 78 protein; its protein translation is MKGLFLYILFAIPAMCLAQTPAVDNLTCEYLFNPVGIDQVQPRLSWKINSAQRNTLQQAYHIRVATDASFSSSKTVWNTGKISSDSSILITYQGAPLKSATRYYWQVKIWDNHGHISAWSKTAYFETGLLSPADWTASWIVPQQDSLRKIAAPMLRKQFTLSKKIVSARAYVTAHGLYELYLNGKKVGDQELTPGWTEYKKRLQYQVYDITTMLQQGDNVVGAMIGDGWFRGTTGINQWAFWGRKLALLCQLQITYADGTVQHINSDGSWKGFKSSPVTLNGIYDGENYDARKEIPGWDSKGFNDAGWVPVDTAVYDKKMLVGVESVPVHKIQEIKPIGIFKSPKGTQIIDFGQNLTGWVRLKVSGPAGQTINIRHAEVLDKFGEFYTANLRKATATINYTLKGGGAEVHEPHFTFFGFRYIAVTGFPGEIKPENFTAVVVHSAMPVTGEFTCSDTMINKLQHNIMWGQKGNFVDIPTDCPQRDERLGWTGDAQVFSRTAAFNMQVAPFFAKWMKDVAADQYPNGGIPFVVPDNLLTNQATSAGWGDVSVIVPWTMYQVYADKRILQTQYPSMKAYVDYIVKKSGSRYIWHGGSLFGDWLFYRPGIYDFSEPNGYTSPDLIATAFYAYSSKLLSQAAGVLGNTADEKKYGDIYEHVKKAFIHNYITPTGRVFADSQTGYVLALKFGLMPDSLKAKAAAYLVDDVRSRNNHLSTGFLGTPYLCQVLSQNGHSNVAYDLLLQKTYPSWLYPVKMGATTIWERWDGIKTDSTFQDKTMNSFNHYSYGAVGDWMYQQMAGLQMDAPGYKHIIIKPEPHRKFSFVKASLESMYGQVLSSWAAKDGTMQVHVKIPPNTTADVILPETDGQEIKQDGKPVTGTAEENNTAIKVGSGEYTFSYHWVPKKEAKKTDKRMASTD